In Metopolophium dirhodum isolate CAU chromosome 5, ASM1992520v1, whole genome shotgun sequence, the sequence tcaggaggtcaaaatttaaaatttccaatagttttcaaaagtgctgggaaaaacaacataaaaatgatCGTTgcgattttgttgtaatttaaaaatgaataactgtaggtacataaaaatttcactgaaagtttatattttcattttctatgcaccataaaatgttgaaatattgtcagttatcaatttttttaggttttttttaggtttttttaagtaaaggaaaaacaattaaattaatttataacattactTCAAAGTTTGAACACTtgatattaaatctaaaattcaaaaaagtcaaaacttattggatacatttaaaaaaataaaatgaactgtcataatattattatggtaaaataaacaaattaattcttTCGATTTAACATTTATGTAGtgtatacaaaacaatatactatTCTCCTTATaagtcaacataatataatatacatttaatatatgtgGGTATTTATACGTATATCGAGTGTATCATAGTTAATTTGTCTTTTAAAGTAAATTCCACCAATGtacttaaacattataaatatgtaaacaatatacacattatataatattattatcattatgtcaGTGGCGCACTGGCGCTGAAGTCCATGTTTAAAAGGTCGGGCCATGGGCATTAGGTTCATGCAGTCTCAGATGTGTATTTAAGGGAGGAGCACAAGcttaatatactaaatacttgTTTATGAGCAGAAGTACTAATCCACAATTTGTTGTATctatgtgttataatttattaattgttattaaatcaaaaaaaagcaTATTTCTGCCaagtttgatattttataacatttcatCAAGATATAGGATACACCTAAGGTCAAATCATTTTGACAGGGTGCACCAGTAAGGAAATAATGCTGCATCGGGAATTGATCttccataataaataatacctaggtggctaggtatataatattttcattaatatttagtactcatttaaatgtattattcaatagGAATCCTTAAATAGGGCCCAGACCTCATCACTGGCTGAAAGCACAAACTATTGTGGAacagttatcaattttataaaagtaaattctAACGGATTACTACCACTATACGTCTATAACCATGGtctatactaaataaaatataaacaccaTTGAAAATTactgtaacaaaataaaataatatatatatttaggtattataaatacaccgggcaataataaatgattgaataataaaacaattattgttataaaaaccaattgatgataatattataataattatcaatacagctttaagttttacaatataatgtaccaCAGGCAATgtcacaaaattaattaaataaaaactacgtggatttaaaattgtttaaaaaaatacaatacatctCTCACTCGTTTTCACACccactatttttatttacatagaaAAATACGCGTAACATAAATAGCGGGTATTTCAAAATCGGAACgtctataaataaaatctaagttatatatttattatatttatgtataaaaaaggtATATATTCAGTgcgtttaacaataataaagtaattttatctttttattttaaacacgtTGAGCTCAATATTGCAATTAAATAGTATACCTTATATATTAGttccatattttgaaaatcattggtaataaattattatttctaataataattgctaATGATACGTATTATGAAGTAGCTTCTTTTTATGTATCTATCAAAAGTACTAAGATATTTTAAACGGTctgcaaaaatacaaaatattttaactattgttgaaaaatttaTAGTTTTCTTCACATCTCTATACACACTAGTAATTTgtgtttgtaattaaataactttattactattataagttataatagtaagtatttattataattattgttaaagcCCAAATTCATTTTTCCAAGCtctttttcttaatttatttacactttAAATAAGAAGATGCTCAAACATAACATTACTGGAAATtggaaacaattataaaaaaatataactttgttATTGTTAATCGTTTGGTAATTGATTAGAAGAGTCCTTTAATTTTGCTACGACAGAAACGGATTTGGTGACGGCACAAGTGGTGGTGGCAAAGTCGAAGTAGTTGGACCACTGAATGCAGATGGAGCTGTTGGTTGATTGGCAAATGGAGGTTGTGGTGTTAAACCAAATGGATTTGCCAtgcctaaaatattaaaaaaaaaaaaaaaactagtacaATGtagtaaatataacaatataactgtataagacttatacaattaatattgtattaggttCTATCACATCTAAATTTAAGCAACTATAAACAGTTAAattgtgttattaataattttagatcaTTAATTACAATATGAGAGATGTTAATAacctaattattttaccaacaatggatataaataaaagttataaacaatTATCCTATTATGTAATGATGTAATATAACATTacggttaaattattaaaagaaaaatatacataccaGGTGGTCGTATTTGTGCAACTGGTGCTGTATTAATAGGAGCTGTCACTAGGTTATCCAAATTTACTAAAGCAGAATTTTCCCCTAAGAAACTATGTGGTGTCTTTTTCCCAGACGTTGAACTTTGTGAAGTTCCTAGTAGTTCGTTATTTAAATGGGATAGGTCAAATGGATCCGAGGTaggttctaaataaataaatgtaaaataacatttaacattaatatttaaataacatatacattttaaaacaattaactaatatttaaaaaatctgatTCTATACATACTCGCTTGTAATGACCGATTTCCTAAAAGAGCAAATTCATCAAATTCTTGATTCGGTTTGCTTAAAGGTTGAGCAATTGTTGCAGGAGCCCAAGGGTCTGGTGGAGTCATTGCTGCAGCTGATGTGTTTTGCGATAACCAAGGATGCAcaccttaaaaataattgtacagaattaaatgattttatttaccatatacacaataatacaataagtgtatttattttatactaaccaTTGTTTGCATTTGGCAATACATGAGTAGATGAAGTGgcattttgtttttgtgtaaCAGGTGACCAAGGGTCAACAGCTCGGCTCGGCGTTCCATTATTTAAATCTCCATTAGACCAATTTAAAGGCTGGAATAAAAAATGTCTTAGTTATGGATTGagttttttaatgtttagtaCTTTAATGAAAGACCGATAAATAGatggtaaaattgttttaattattcatatattaatgattattggtttaataatattttttgaatagtacataatatataaatattaaactatttttaatttatttcatttgaatagcttttatttattgtatatattaatcaCGGctcaataacaaataattatagattaatattttattattaataatgagttcTGGTTTTAGTTTACATTACCTGTGGTTGAGTTTTTATTGGCATACCCCATGGGTCTGCTGTTGTTCCTGTTGCACCATTTTGATCTGCATCATTGTCTAGATCAATTCCCAATAGGTCCAACATATTACTGCTCTTGCCACTACTACTATTAGCTCCAGATTCTGAACCACTACTAGcaatattgtttgttaattaacccaaataaacatatttacttttttttatttaaattataatgaatttgaATTTACTTGAATTCATTTTCACTTTGAGACAGTGCCAGTTTTAACCGCACATCGTCACTACGTCTTTTTTGCTCTTCTTGTTCAGCTTCTTCCCTAGACATAGCTAAAGCTAGTTGTAATTGTAATTCTTCTTCACCAACAGTCTGCGGACGAGCACTTTCTAGTTCCgctgaaatatatatataacatgtatttaatggttaaataattttacaaatgaaaattaatatacgaataacaacattatattgatatttgatatttattgtctttactataatttattataaaagcataaattgttataatagaattttatgtttttttatctaaaacaaAGTGtagcaaatttttatttaacccaatattaaaaggtaaatataaaactaaacaaatagATTGTACaatcaaaaagaaaaacactggtattttttatattgttaaaaaccactactcaaattaaaataataaaatatccgaACAGGAAATAGTAAATAAGTGTTGGGCACTCATCTTGCTATGCTCACCTTGAGCTTAgatagtattgtaaacattatacatagtagaaaattaaaatgtagtttATGAAATGATACCAAGTATAATTTTAACTGAacttagttaaaattatattggatTACACATCTTTAAACTTGTGAACCTAACTAAAgaataaatttgataacattttaaatcaattaggTGGTTTTTAGCACAAAAAAATAAGGTATCAccctagttaaattaaaaaacaataaagtgaaaaaaaatattatcctgaATGATTTCATATTAAGTTCTTCAtcaaatcttatattatctgAAAGTTCATAAGTTTGGGAAAAAATTTTGTTACACTAAGTTAAAcataaatagaaacaaaaaattCCACCATTCTGACctttaaacaaatacaataacaatCAACAAACCTTTTACAGGAGGTCGTGTATCATATAAACCATAGGAATCTCGgaactacaaaaaataaataaactattattttatgatttacaaaattatgcatttatacttATAGAACTTATCTTAAACATAAAATAgtacaatgattttaatactttcaatatatattttttttattaattaaaataaattttttttttcaatagttattgtttgtatttaataatttagagaGGAGAGTAAAGTCAGGGTAAAGTAGATCCCAAAAAGTAAGAATACTTGTAGATTtaccttttaaattaaaagaattgaactattttaaaatgtataatttcaataatcataatattactatactatactatggtttaaaaataatttattgttatatacaaatacaatcactaagttgttaatattttaattaccagTCTCAGAAGTATCATTAAAAGattatactactattattattgttgcacaATTAGACATTAGTAGATAGTACATGCATTTTTGTTGTAAACCATAAAATCTTACGTAATGAACTTACCAATGGATACTTAGGACTTTGTGGAGTTGTCTAATGAAATGTATAgcgtaaaaacaaaaataaagaaaatacataataaccaCCACCAtcattaaattacttaaatataatacaaataaaaaatctttACATTTCCATCACTGccaaaactagaaatttttTGTGCAGATCGTTCTTTTGCTTTAATTGCACGCGCTCGTTCTGTCTTTAATCGTTCATCATCATCTAATAAAGCTACTAGTTGTGTAGCTGTATCTCTTACTCTCTGTCCTTTATCTTTATTGTCCTCTATATGTTGAAATGTTTCTAATGTTTTAATAGCAAAACGATTTTCCTTGCATTGTTGCGCAaccttaaaaaaacataaatcattaataagattataactaaaaatatggattataatatactttttcactGCCAgtctttattaaatattctagaAGAATAAGTGCTTTATGAACATGCCGCCAGTTACGTCCATGATCATTAAGTCGTTTCCAAAGAATGGCCATAATTTCAGAAAAGGCAACTACATTATAAGTTAAGTCGGCAATTTCAGCCATTAGCGTACTGCTTGGACCCCACTGATCATTGCTAGTTGCCTCTCGCACTTTTACCTAAAATACAATctgtgtaaataattttttgtagacTTGTGCCTAACTTATTttcttgttaaataaaatataattatttcgttttttatttttgaagcgTGACTAATAAGATTTAACATACAATATTCTAGGTCAacatattaatgataatttattagtataatttgaAGTATGTgagatatatatgtatacataatatactaagttCATTTAACAGTAGGAACATACATTTATCatgaaaaaatagaattaaaaactatactAACCTGAGCATCAGAGTAATTATGTgctatgtttttaatatttctcctTAGTCCAGCAACATTAACTTGCATTTCTTCACGCTTCttcatctaaaatttaaaatatatattaggtatagaatataaaaatgtagaatataCTTAATTGCGAattgagttttatttaaaatatttatataatgaagACAAATTGACAGACATTGATTGttctgtttattttaaaattaatttttaactaaacaattaggaatattaaatgcttatgaTTTATGTGAATTACActttaattaaactttaaaaaaaaaccaattaaaaatatgtcaagcaaagtaattataaattattaattacagcaACAGTAACAGGCTTATAacagtaaatatcaaataatttagataggtaAGGTACATGCCAATTATACGTGCCAACATTCAGTATCTTGAAATGGTGTTAAGCTCAGTTAAATCatagttaattaattgttatatgctaaacaatgtttttattcattaatttcttAGAAATGTATgccaattattaataatataaaaacgttgaaatatttaacatacttatataaattattggtcttatttaaatgttatcattcaaatattcaattaattattttatatgtcaatgattttaaaaattggttaggtagtatttatttttgttgtagagctttttgttttatattaaatacaattgtaaCCTAACCTGCCATATgaaaatttattgattattgaaacCTTAAATTAGTTAaagaaatgtaaatttatatgcATACCataagtattataactaatGCAGTACTtataatgttcatttttttGGAGTTAAGATTATTAGTACCTAATCGCTTATAAGTAAGTACCAACAAAAttacgtattaaaaaaattaattttgtttttaatatttttgtctttaAGATACAGTGTTTTAATTACCTAAGTCAATTTAAAAAGCAAGAACATTAATtaaccttataagttataacacatacTCAGATATAAGGTTCTTTTGCTCAAGTAAATAAAATTGGTTTAGGTATTTCCATGAactattttttagatattactaatataggtattatctaaGTTTAAGCATTTAAATGTCACTGTTATCTACtagaaatagtatttttgaaaaatacaaagtttgcttctttaaattgttaatactgATTAACTTAATTGTCTTAATTATAGTACTTATAAGGAAATCATTATAAGGTTATgcttaaatgtatacattttttaaaaacctaattCCTATTTCAAGTTACTATACCTAATTGATTTCATAGAGAAATTGTATAGGCTAGTAGGAATACAAAATAGAAGTTTTATGTTATGGCACATCCTTAAATTTATGTACATGACTACAATCACTTATTTTACAAGTGAAAGTAATGATACCtactatttcttttaaatattataaaaacaaagagataattatacaattaattattattgatcaacTAAAACACCAAGTAAAACACTGAGGTGaactatttaatatgaataagtacaccttatatgatatatttcattcataatacaattcaataggttaagtacctacctaatttgattaaaatttaataatctaaaatattgagTAGAAAACAAGGATATATTTTACacttaggtaattaataattataatcatatggTGGTCAAGGCCATAACTAAGGGAGGAATTGGCAGTTAACCCCCTCCccctgaattttttttacattattataactaagATAGCAAGTTTGCTATAAACCTTAgaaaagttttatatatttaaagcttccattttttacttaaaattacaGCCTTGATCGTTGATGGTGCTATCtacttaggtattattattgtttacaattagcgtattatacttaagtacaaataaataacaattgtgaAATACCTAACACTGAATATATGGTTGGGATGAACAATATTGAAATGGAGAATTAACTTTATGaacatttcaaatgttattaACATCAGTCTTTAAGTTAAGGTATCTATATGGCGTAATAGCATAGTTCTTTAGATTTATAATCACATCAACAATATATACTAGACATGTAGACAAATACCATTGTACTGAaaacattattgtaatgtaCAAGATAAGCAAACAGAATACAAAATTCATCAAGGACACTTAAATTCTTAAAGGAATTTTGACCAAGAATACGAGTTATCTTTAAAGTGCCTACTTATGGCATAAATAAGGtatggttattaaaatatataagcaacCAATCATTAACAATCAACACTTATGCTTTACTCATTATTTCtgacaaatatataattgtacagagaattattaataatgattaatatatcaGGTAGACTATTatgactataatttttaatgtatctgCTGTAATACTTTACTCTTTTCAGATTAAATAGGATTAGACTAACATGTATGATAATCAAAAGCTGTATTTGTTTTGATTAACTACAAGTACAATACGagattaaagaaaaaatgtttattgtaagTATTACATTAGATAAGTGACAATTTTAGTGAACGCTGATTAAGTTAAACTCAACTCTAAAGCCAgggaataatatgaatacaattgaatagaatacataatacctatataaaaaaaaaacaagaagtTTTAATATGATTTCTGAAggtaatcaacattttttatatttgagaaACTAGCTTACCTACTATAAAAgcattttggtttttattaattagatttaatttatgagtacctatgttaggtataacttataaatcttatttgttatacatttgtcTCCAGCATATGCATTAAATTGggcaatttaaatttctaacaaGGTTGATGTGATGAAATAAGATATTCCGTGTCCAGGTTTGCTGTCGGTTGTGCAAAACATAGAGGTTTAGATTATTGTTGGCAGTAAAGGACAAACATTCACACTTTGTCCGACCAGCATGACTACCGGTGCTTATATAAGTACAAGTTTAATAGGAACGAATACGTGATTCGTCACGTCTATCATCGTTAGCACGATAGGATTGCACTAGGCTTCAGCTTCATTGATACTAGGATTTCTGCGTAGGAGGATGACACACAAATCACCGCTAGTTACTCACCTCGATGACAACTGTTGATACCCGGACGCGTTCTCGAGATTGGATCGTGTTTTCCGGTCAGACAACGAcgggcataataataataatatggtgtgcGCACACGCCGTTGTGCGTGTGGAATTACAACAGGAGAACGTTTCGAACACAAAATTATCGCTCGCCGACGAAAAATCGCACCGAAGATTGACGATTGTTGCGCGAATCGCGGACGATGCACAATAGCGAATAATACGGATCGACGTCCGCCGCACAGTGACAGATTGAAAATCGCGAATTGTACTATTGTGTGTCCGTCGagtctattatagtattattattgtgttaagtACGGCTAttttacacatatatataaatcgCGTATTCGTGAGTGCCTTTGTGTGTGAGCGTTTTGCGCGATCGCCGTGTACTGCTGCACACAACACACTTACACACCTACTCGCGCGGTCCGCGGACGTCGTCCTCCTCTTTTTCCGTGTgcgatattttgttattattatgaatgaaaGGCGGCGGGAAGAGAGTGCGCCACAGAGGAATCGCCGAGTTGCCACTTAGCGAGCGCCGACCACTAATGctactatactatattttacGTCTACTGGTATACGATACCGCCTGGTACACTTCTTGCCCTCCATGGTTATGCAGTACCGTGCGGCGGTGGTGGGCGCACGTTCAATCACTTCAATCCGTTCCACGGGCAGTCCGGCACGTCCGGACAACGCAAAATTACCGCGCCCCTTCTCTCCGCCGACCGACATTCCCACGAAAGCGATCTCTTATCACTTATCACTCCTTGATTCCGCGTTATCAAATAACAACGGTCGGCCGGTCGGTCTTCGACCTGTTGTAGCGTTGTGATCTATGCCATTCTATAGCTCTTAATAACTTAATGGGACCGTtgcttttttattaattttcataattttaacgttacaaatattacaatacttaCAAACTTCATAGTTCCTAGTTCCTACTTCCTACTACCAAGTATCGAGCGCAACTGCACATTGCATAAGCACAAATCACTCTTGTCGGCTACCGAGTATCGGCGTTATTgtacatttcatttttatggTAAATTTGACAGTGTGGCAATTTCTgttctatatatttaatacaatcgtgttacaatttattaaacgtTTACAAGTCACGCTAATATTCGTTcctaatttgttgttttttttttaccataatcATCGAGGTATGCTTGTTGACTTTTCTTCATTTAACTGAATACAAGACAGACAGTCCAGTAATTTTCACAAGCTCCATATCTTATAATTTCCATTTTCCACAAGTTTTTGTAGCCGCCTAGTAGCATTCTTACGCCGGCGTGAGTAAAGATTTgttggttttatataatatgatcacatGTCTCACAATCAATTTTGCTTGTTAGGTTTCAGATCTAATTTGTATGATATGTCCATATCTttgactaataattattatttggttattGATATTGAGAAATGTTttctattaggtatttataacataggtactactAGCTATAACAGCTAGTTATAACTAGTTACAGCTATTTATAATCCTATTAATCTCCAATTATAGAAGGCCCCACATTCAAGAAAATTC encodes:
- the LOC132944183 gene encoding epsin-2 isoform X1 is translated as MKKREEMQVNVAGLRRNIKNIAHNYSDAQVKVREATSNDQWGPSSTLMAEIADLTYNVVAFSEIMAILWKRLNDHGRNWRHVHKALILLEYLIKTGSEKVAQQCKENRFAIKTLETFQHIEDNKDKGQRVRDTATQLVALLDDDERLKTERARAIKAKERSAQKISSFGSDGNTTPQSPKYPLFRDSYGLYDTRPPVKAELESARPQTVGEEELQLQLALAMSREEAEQEEQKRRSDDVRLKLALSQSENEFNSGSESGANSSSGKSSNMLDLLGIDLDNDADQNGATGTTADPWGMPIKTQPQPLNWSNGDLNNGTPSRAVDPWSPVTQKQNATSSTHVLPNANNGVHPWLSQNTSAAAMTPPDPWAPATIAQPLSKPNQEFDEFALLGNRSLQAKPTSDPFDLSHLNNELLGTSQSSTSGKKTPHSFLGENSALVNLDNLVTAPINTAPVAQIRPPGMANPFGLTPQPPFANQPTAPSAFSGPTTSTLPPPLVPSPNPFLS
- the LOC132944183 gene encoding epsin-2 isoform X2, giving the protein MKKREEMQVNVAGLRRNIKNIAHNYSDAQVKVREATSNDQWGPSSTLMAEIADLTYNVVAFSEIMAILWKRLNDHGRNWRHVHKALILLEYLIKTGSEKVAQQCKENRFAIKTLETFQHIEDNKDKGQRVRDTATQLVALLDDDERLKTERARAIKAKERSAQKISSFGSDGNTTPQSPKYPLFRDSYGLYDTRPPVKAELESARPQTVGEEELQLQLALAMSREEAEQEEQKRRSDDVRLKLALSQSENEFNGSESGANSSSGKSSNMLDLLGIDLDNDADQNGATGTTADPWGMPIKTQPQPLNWSNGDLNNGTPSRAVDPWSPVTQKQNATSSTHVLPNANNGVHPWLSQNTSAAAMTPPDPWAPATIAQPLSKPNQEFDEFALLGNRSLQAKPTSDPFDLSHLNNELLGTSQSSTSGKKTPHSFLGENSALVNLDNLVTAPINTAPVAQIRPPGMANPFGLTPQPPFANQPTAPSAFSGPTTSTLPPPLVPSPNPFLS
- the LOC132944183 gene encoding epsin-2 isoform X3 encodes the protein MKKREEMQVNVAGLRRNIKNIAHNYSDAQVKVREATSNDQWGPSSTLMAEIADLTYNVVAFSEIMAILWKRLNDHGRNWRHVHKALILLEYLIKTGSEKVAQQCKENRFAIKTLETFQHIEDNKDKGQRVRDTATQLVALLDDDERLKTERARAIKAKERSAQKISSFGSDGNFRDSYGLYDTRPPVKAELESARPQTVGEEELQLQLALAMSREEAEQEEQKRRSDDVRLKLALSQSENEFNSGSESGANSSSGKSSNMLDLLGIDLDNDADQNGATGTTADPWGMPIKTQPQPLNWSNGDLNNGTPSRAVDPWSPVTQKQNATSSTHVLPNANNGVHPWLSQNTSAAAMTPPDPWAPATIAQPLSKPNQEFDEFALLGNRSLQAKPTSDPFDLSHLNNELLGTSQSSTSGKKTPHSFLGENSALVNLDNLVTAPINTAPVAQIRPPGMANPFGLTPQPPFANQPTAPSAFSGPTTSTLPPPLVPSPNPFLS